The DNA region agaaacagcagcaacaaaagtcTGCTGAGATTTGAGAGTCCTCCGTTGtgtttagatagatagatattatCCATTGTCCCGAAAGactgtgtgaaagtgtgcaGCCACCAGGAAATAGACAACTGGCAATGTGCAGTCAGTCAACACCAGCAGGGAACAAGCTCTTATCAGGGAAAGCTGGAACTGAAACATATCTGCCTTGTTAGTCACTCAATGGAAAATCCATTACTTTTAAATGATGGCAGATCAAACTCTGTCCAATGTGACTCACAATGGTCTTAGAAAGGTTTCACCCTGACTTTTTGCCGTTTGTCTCCAGCATCTAATGGATTTCAATTTATCTCTATTTGCTAGTGATTCCTGGTTTTCCAGACGGGAGCCTATGGCACAGCTCGCTTGTACAGTCAGAGTGGAGGACGACCGTGAGGCAGCGCTCCATTCTTTTGGCGTCTGGCTTATGGAGTGCTTTGGAGATTGTAGGATGGTGTAACTGTTTGGAGAGTGTCCCAAATAGGGGAATGCCACAGGTCTGCTCACTGTAAAAGTGAACGTCCTACAAAACTGCAGTAATTAATATGATATGTGTGACCACATTATTCACTTCTACAATCCCAGCATTCACCTTGGTCCTGTACAATAGGCGACATTGCCCTTAGCTCCAGAAATACATTATCAGAATAAacgcaaacagacaaaactgcGACACAATGAAACTCTGACTTTAAGGAAGCTGGAGCAGTTAGCGTGAATTTAAGCATGTTGTTTGTGGATgatggacaaaataatgtgGCACACAAAAGAAATGACAACTGTGCCTCTTAATTGAGAAAATCACATTTATTGAAAGCAAACAATCTAATAATATCCATTACTCCtacaagaacaaaacaaagtcaagaaaatattatttttgggTGCAagtgtgtacgtgcgtgtgaGAAAGCGTGCTGAGGTATGTGTGcataatttgtgtgtgtgttcacttaaAGTGACGTCTCTCTGGAGTCCCTTGGCGGCCTGAAGGTCAGTATTTCTGTGAAAGTGtgacctgcacaaacacagaagggAGGATTATACATCAGCCATTCCAAATCATGTCAGTGTCCTACTTTCAGACCCAGCTTCAACCCCTCCACCTTTTCTCCGACGAACCTGTCGTTTGTTCTGTTACCTCTCCTGTCGCACCTGTAGAAAATGGCACCTTCTGTGTATTATTAAGAGTTCAAAGCAGCACAGAGTGAGATCTTCAGTGACCTCCTCTGGCAAGCAGCAGGTATGGTAACACTGAAAGAATACCTCTGGTGCTAATGTTCTGCAGCCAAAAATATTGGTGAGGGCAGCTTAAAATCTAAATTCAGCCTCTCTACTCTCTTACGTTTCCACTGGTCCAGCGGCAGGTCGGTGTTGTCCATGGTCTGATCATAAGGCAGCGCTTCggtctcctcctctgcatctcTGAACTCACTGAAGAAGGGCAGGTCGAGCGCCTCCGAGGCGCTCACCCTCCGCTCAGGGTCCAGAAGCAGCATCTTTTCCAAGACACTCACTGCTGTGTTACAGATGCACATATCAAGGTTAGCATGACAGGGTTCAGTCCACCGACACCTGGGTAAACTGAAGAACAGAGATCTATACGTACCATTTGAGCTAGCTTTGGAGAAAATAGAATGCAAGTCTTTTTTTGGCACTTTGGGTAGACTTCTGATGTAGTTTTTGGCCTGTTGAGAGAAGAAGTGGGATGAGGGATGACAAAGGCTTTTGTGAGTGTATCTTTGATATGTGAGTTGAATCTCAGGGTATGACTTACATCTTGGCTCTGCAGCTTCACAACAAAGTCAGCTGCTGGGGTTCCTGTAATCTTCATGATTTCTCTAAGCTGGTCCAGGTCTGGCAGTGGCTATGGTCAAGTATCATCATGCATGGATTTTTTTTACTAAATGCAAGCTTTATATTCAGTTTATAATGCTGACAGGAGACAATTAAATTATAGCTACTTCTCTTTATTATGGAAGGATTTCATTGTTTAGTGTAAAAGGCCAGCTGGCCAGCATCCAGCCAGTTACTTCTTGCAGGTTTGGCACAGTCTGCATAAGATAAAACCAAGCCGGCATTGATGACAGTTAAGGATACGATCATTTCCTTTGAACAGCGGCTTTCCCAGCAGCATCTCAGCCATAATACAACCCGCCGACCAGATATCCACTGCAAGAGAGAGCAAATGTCAGCTTTCTTGTCGAATCAGGGTTATGAAATATGTCTCTGCACCTTTCTCTGCACTCCTGGGTGAGAGTTTACCGGTTTGTGTGTAGTGCATCCAGTTGAGGATAACCTCCGGCGCTCGGTACCAGCGCGTCACGACATAACCGGTCATTTCTGCGTCAGCCTGCCTCGCCAGCCCAAAATCAAGAAtctgaagcagagaaaaagcagagaTGTAGCATGAAAATGTGTAGATGTATGCGATGTTCATACTAAAATGGCTTTCTGTAAAGTTAGAATACCTTAAGCTCACAGTCTGGGTTGATGGCTAAATTTCCAGGTTTAAGGTCCTGGGGGATACAGAAATGTGAGACAAAGAAGATAACAGTTATACCGTTAGCTCATGTTTTAAAGAAAGAATCAGTTATATTTTACTATCTAAATATGTGGAAACATAATTTTATGATAAATACTTAAATTTAATTAAGATTTTTGCTTCCTGAAACATATTTTAAGGGTATATAGGAACTTTGGATCCCTGAACTTTGACTAAAAGGCTGCTGCCTCTTGCAGGGCTGGTAACAATGAGTGAAATTGAGCCATTCAGTATAAATATTAGACTTATTTCATACAATTTCCTTAGTATTTCAAATTCTAAAACCTTATCTTTGCAATGATTCATTAACTGGGTGGGTAATGTCAGAGATGTAAACAGATGTGGAACATTTCAATCACAAAGTTGAACAGACAGCACATCATTCTGTCTTTAGAGGGCTCCCAGTGTGGGAATCTGGATGAATGGGACTGAGTGTGAAAACCAGCAAGAACCCCACCCCCAAAGCTCATAGgctgaaaggtcagaggtcacgcaCCCTGTGGATGATCCCTGCAGAGTGGATAtactgaggagagaggagatgcagaCAACATCAGTAACTTCAGCTGAGCTCTCAAAACAAGTGGACGGTGGGGGAACATGGTGCAAACTGTAATCACATTACTTGTGACACCACTCTAACAGGCACTGTATGGATGCTGGTAATGACTAACATGCGTATATGCGTCACCTTGAGTCCTTTCAGCATCTGATAGACGAGGAACTGTATTCTGTCCTCTGTTAGTCTCTCCAGCTTCATCAGCTTGCCGAGGTCAGTGCCCATGAACGGCATCACCAGGTAACTGTGGACAAAAGGAGTCACTCCAGTGGGACAACAACAGGTTTCACAGTCAGAATTCAGGAGAGGATGGCAACTTACAAGTCACGTAAGCGGTCCAATGAGATTTCAGCAGTGAAAACATCCAGGAGCCCAATTACCTAAAAGGGAGGAACATGCAGAAATTAAGATCACAGACTTTGTGCAGCTTTTgtttccatcttttctcttttgttcgTGGAGAGCGTCCTTACGTTCTCGTGCTTCATGTGTTTGAGGAGTCGCAGCTCTCTGTAAGCCCTTTTGGCAAAAAGTTTGGACTGGAAGGGCCGATGAAGTTTCTTGATGGCCACCTGCATCCCTGCCCGGCGATCCCATGCTGAACTGAAGCAGACAGATACATAGGTGTATTATTTAAGCATAAATCAAAAGAAAGTTTGAACATCCAGACCtaaaaaggctgtttttggAGCAAAGCTTTCATCcctgcagacattttttgcaGCGGGCATTTTAACATGTCTATTAGAAAACCTACAGGTGTAATTAAAAGCATCTGGGACACTTAACTGGAGCAGTGCCCCATTAGTGATATTAATTACACCTGAGCCTGTCCTGCTACGACAAGCCACTGTGTCTGCTCTATTCCTGAAGACAAAGTAGTGGCACATTCTATGCACTTAACTCAGGGTCTTTGACTTCCAACAATGAGACTGGGGGGGTGGGTTTCTTTGTTGACCCTCATCCACACAACACAATGCAATGAGAGGCCCTGCAGAGCCAGCTGTGCAGGGACCAGACCAAAATACCCCACACAAGCgggtctgctgctgcaggaataTTGCAGTAGTTTCTCAAGCAGAGGGAAAGTTTCCTTGAGTAAAATATGATCACACTGGCTCATTGTTAGTGGATGCAAATTAagacactgcaaacacaaagaagagTATCTTATTTGTTGGTGTTGTGCTCTGAACTGTTTATCTCTAACAGACATGAAGAAGTGGTTTTGGATGAGAATGCATCTGATCGAACAGGATCATTTGTCTGTGAGGCATAAACCCTGGCTCCCAATCAGCTCATCGCAACATTCAATAAATTCCTCCCTGAGCTGTAAAGGAGATGTTTTCCTTCCTAACTCACCACACAGTCCCGTACGCTCCTGTCCCGACCTGCTTCAGGTCTCGGTACCTCTCTGGAACCTCCCACGCGGTTCTGTTGACCTCCTGCCGGTAGAATCCCGTCCTGGACCGCACAGCCATACCGCACCGACTCGACGGGGCTGAGGTCAGGATGAGGCTCCGCTGCGTCCTCTCATGTGAGCACACTGAGATGTTATTTAACGACGCGCAGTCCGAGTGTTTTGTCGCGGAAATTCCTCCAGATGAACCAGCTTGAGCGCTTTGCAGGGTCGGCGAGTCCACCCCCCAACacactgccaaacacacacacacacacacacacacacacacacacacacacacacacacacacacacacacattggtaGGCGTGGGTCGTGGTCGCCCAGGGCAGTCTATGGGTGTGTCTACAATGTTGGGGGAAAAGCTGCAAAACATCTGCCCATCCTGAGCTTTTACCCCTTTAACACTCATGACATGCCTTTAAAGTCCCTGAAGTTTCCTCTAACTGTCAATGAATGCTCATCAtcaaaagtttttttctgcctaCAGAAACCTTAGGAAACTTTCAGCAATTTGAGATATATTCTCCGTGTAACTTTACTGGTGAGGTTTCCCTGTCTGTTCCCTGTCATGATGGTTGATAATGTATTCATATTGATCTTCAGTATCatgattgtttttctgtcctttggTGTCATTCCAATGTTGCCACACAATGCTATTCTGTACTAATAATTATTAGACTATGCTATGTTGTCTATTCTACACTATACTATTCTGTTTTATAGTATGATATGCTGTACTACAGTGTACTGTTCTATCTTTCCATACACTATTATACTATACTATAATTTACTGTTATTGACTACGCCATTTTATTCTTGACTATACTATGTAAAACTATACTATACTACTGTACTATGCTACTTcctatactatactatactatactatactatactatactatactatactatactatactatactatactatactatactaacTTGACTATActacatgtttttatggtttcatagaaattacttgcactacctgcaccgacctcatactgtttatacttcatgccacttgcactacttacatgtatttatattttttggatattatgactatttgcacttctggtaAGATGCTAAAttgcatttcgttgtctctgtgttgcactctgacaatgacaataaagttgaatctaatctactCTACCATACTATTCTATGCTACTGTACTACGCTACCTCTCTATTCTATGCTATACTATTCTTATCTTTTCTATACTGTACTATACTATTCTACTAACTAAACTATCCTGTACTATattctatcttttttttttgtggacaATCAAAGGTTATGTGCCTACATTTTATGTAATTGTTGCACATCTCATCCCAAAGCTGTGGGTATTAATATGCTGCTGCTACAACAACCTCCAATGTTTTAGAAAGGCTTTCTACAAGATTGTGGAGCCTGCTGCAGAGATTTGCTCCTACTCAACCACAATATTAATGAGTTCAGCCACAGATGTAGAGATTAAAGGCCTGGTTCTCAGTTGGCATTTCAATTCGTCCGAGTGGTGTTGGATGGCGTTGAGATCAGGGCTCTATGAAACCCAGCTCCTCAAACTGTTGCCACAAAGGTGGAGCACGTAGACAGGTGTGTTCATCGTGCATATCAAACTGGCTTAATGCTGGAGAGAATGTATGAGACAAGAAGcatgctgacagacagaaatgatgatGTTTATTCTGTCGAAGTCAAGACTTGCCAAGTCATGAAACCCACTGATGAATGAGAAAATCATGTGAATCATTTGAAAACTGAGAGCTGACATTCTGTTAGTGATTTGAAACTCATGGCTACCGTTGAATCACATGCCACCATGTATTCAAAAGACACCTCTAACTtgtaacatacatacatacagtatacgTATACATTCGATTTGCAGTTTGCTATTCAAATCCACCACATATACAACATCCACATAAGCACATAACACGTTAGCATTCTGAGCTCTAACACACTTTGACTGAGACAAACAGGTTTGATTCATTTGGACtgtaaattcaacattttgcatCCAGTGTTAATGGACGACTTGCACAAAGGGCTACATGTAGCACTCCAGTATGTACCGttgcaggaaaaaacaaacaaaaaaaaacatgagaggTTTCCTTTCTTGTGTTCCTcaaaaatgatttttgttttagCAGAAATAATCTCATTGGTTGAGTTAAAATTGAGTGGATTAAGCGAGGGAACCACAGATTTAACTTGCATGACTATGAAGGAATATTATACATAATATCACAACTGATATTAACCCTAAAATGAGAGCTACCTTTACATCCTTTAGCTAACCTAAAGAGCTACTAGTGCTGCTACTTGGTATTAGGTCAGACAGACTGCCATTAGTATCCCACTTGTATCCAGATTAAGTGTAAGATGCATCTGTAGCAGTCAGATACAAACCTGATGATTCTATTCTGTTGGTCATCTCATATCTGCAGCAAATTAATGATGAAATGAGTTTGAGTGCCAACCATGTGTACAGTCCATAGTGTAGTTATACTAGTATTTTAGCATTACAACTGATTATAACCAAGATAATCAAGATTATAAGCTATCAAGCTAGCTTAAAACCATCTTGCAGTTCATTTGCTAACCTAATTAGCAGTGATAGTATACAGATTAGGTATAGCATACAGTCGTCAGATACAAACCTGCTTTACTGGTAATCCTGATTTTTTGAGATTTTAATCACCCTAAATGCTGCCTGGCGTCTGTAATGTCTTTTCACTTCACCTCTTATTCAGTAAACTGACCCTTAAGGTTTGATTTATAGATTTAAATCCAATTTAACACAATCCCATCACACAAGGCTAGGCATTTCTTTAGTTAATATCAGACTACTAGACTTCATAATATCAGTGTTGTCCTCTTTTcccttttgacattttgactgaCCTTCACTGTGAAGCTGGGAAACCTGTAGTTTGGACACTCTGCTTTAACACAACCAGATTATTTCTACCTCAGCAAGAAGAGCGTCGAACGAAAACTCCAGCCTGCTGCAAGAAGGATGATGCAATGTCAGTGAGGAAGGGAGTCAGCCATTCCATGTAGTAATCTGCACATGCACCGAGCTCATGCTGCTTATGCAGACTGTACCTGTGAAAGCCATTTAAGATGATTATGGGTATAATAATTTTGCAATATGCCATAAACTTCAGCATTCAAAGTGAAGAACATCTCCAATGCTTTTACATGATGGTGGCGAATGAATCTGTCCaatctggtttgttttctttctaaCACTCGAGCAtcatgaaaactgaaaagaagCTGAGGAAACATGAAAGATCACTAATGAGCTCCCTGGTTGCCACAAGCAGCCAAAGGCGGCTGCTTCGTGGGAATCATCGGAGTGGAGTGTTTGACCAGCGATTGCTTGGATGGAGCTACGAGTTGATGTATTATCATCCAGCACATGTTTGGTAACTGCGTCTGACAGTTTATAAAATGCCTGTTATCTTAATTCATGTAAATACAAACCGGGGCTGtaaaagacacagcagagaacTATGGAAACCTGATGATAAGAAAACAGCCATCAGCGGAAACTGTATATGAGAAGCGAGgtcacactgtaaacacagaccTGCAACACAGTCACTCTGTTCCAGCTTTGGCATATATCAATTACCTTGCTAATTAATAGCACAGTTGGTGTTTACTATTCTGtaagcaggaggaggatgaggaagagcagaggaagagcagtcGCTGTTGTTTGCTTTCGTGTGATTTTCTTTAACTGTGCGGAAATTacaaagataaaacatgttGAAAGTTGGTCACATTTCCTGGTAATGCTGCTCTCTGACCCTCAGGCTGCTTTTACAGCACTGTGGCAGATGCAATAAGCAGTCTTAATGGTTACAATACAGCACCAGTAA from Chaetodon trifascialis isolate fChaTrf1 chromosome 22, fChaTrf1.hap1, whole genome shotgun sequence includes:
- the LOC139350390 gene encoding mitogen-activated protein kinase 12-like, yielding MAVRSRTGFYRQEVNRTAWEVPERYRDLKQVGTGAYGTVCSAWDRRAGMQVAIKKLHRPFQSKLFAKRAYRELRLLKHMKHENVIGLLDVFTAEISLDRLRDFYLVMPFMGTDLGKLMKLERLTEDRIQFLVYQMLKGLKYIHSAGIIHRDLKPGNLAINPDCELKILDFGLARQADAEMTGYVVTRWYRAPEVILNWMHYTQTVDIWSAGCIMAEMLLGKPLFKGNDHLDQLREIMKITGTPAADFVVKLQSQDAKNYIRSLPKVPKKDLHSIFSKASSNAVSVLEKMLLLDPERRVSASEALDLPFFSEFRDAEEETEALPYDQTMDNTDLPLDQWKRHTFTEILTFRPPRDSRETSL